One window of Marinobacterium aestuarii genomic DNA carries:
- a CDS encoding type IV pilus twitching motility protein PilT — protein sequence MDITELLSFAVQQGASDLHITAGMPPVIRVDGDVRRIKLPALDSKAVQSLIYDIMNDKVRKEYEDNFEVDFSIEVPSLARFRVNAFNQNRGAAAVFRTIPSRVLTLEDLGMGKVFQDMASQPRGLVLVTGPTGSGKSTTLAAMVDYINDQRTDHILTIEDPIEFVHESKKCLINQREVHRDTKSFSNALRSALREDPDVILVGEMRDLETIRLALTAAETGHLVFGTLHTTSAAKTIDRVIDVFPAAEKSMVRSMLSESLQGVISQTLLKKTNGGRVAAHEIMIGTPAIRNLIREDKVAQMYSSIQTGAAYGMKTLDQALLELLKKGLISRDLAREKAKNPQGF from the coding sequence ATGGATATAACCGAACTACTATCGTTTGCGGTGCAGCAAGGGGCTTCCGACCTGCATATTACGGCCGGTATGCCTCCGGTGATTCGTGTCGATGGCGATGTCCGTCGTATCAAGCTGCCAGCCCTGGATAGCAAGGCTGTCCAGTCGCTGATATACGACATCATGAACGATAAGGTCCGCAAAGAGTACGAAGACAACTTCGAGGTCGATTTCTCGATTGAAGTGCCATCCCTGGCGCGTTTTCGTGTCAATGCATTCAATCAGAATCGCGGTGCTGCCGCGGTTTTTCGTACCATTCCCAGCCGCGTACTGACACTGGAAGACCTTGGGATGGGCAAGGTGTTTCAGGATATGGCGTCCCAGCCCCGCGGTCTGGTGCTGGTCACCGGGCCGACGGGGTCTGGTAAAAGCACCACCTTGGCGGCCATGGTGGATTACATCAATGACCAGCGCACCGATCATATTCTCACTATCGAGGATCCGATCGAGTTTGTGCATGAGAGCAAGAAGTGTCTGATCAACCAGCGTGAAGTGCACCGTGATACAAAAAGCTTTTCGAATGCTCTGCGCTCGGCTCTGCGTGAAGACCCCGACGTTATACTGGTGGGCGAGATGCGAGATCTTGAAACCATTCGCCTGGCGCTCACGGCGGCGGAAACCGGGCATCTGGTTTTTGGCACGCTGCACACCACATCGGCGGCCAAGACCATCGACCGTGTGATCGACGTTTTCCCGGCGGCGGAAAAATCGATGGTGCGCTCCATGCTTTCGGAGTCGCTGCAGGGTGTTATCTCGCAGACGCTGCTCAAGAAGACCAACGGCGGCCGCGTGGCGGCGCATGAGATCATGATAGGCACACCGGCCATACGTAACCTGATCCGTGAAGACAAGGTTGCTCAGATGTATTCATCTATCCAGACCGGCGCGGCCTATGGCATGAAAACGCTGGATCAGGCGTTGCTGGAACTGTTGAAAAAAGGACTGATTTCGCGCGACCTTGCGCGGGAAAAAGCAAAGAATCCGCAGGGTTTCTGA
- a CDS encoding 2-amino-4-hydroxy-6-hydroxymethyldihydropteridine diphosphokinase — MYYYLSVGSNIDPEVNIAKCLEVLLEHFTTAFVYPCTYTKPECIVTDKVFINTLAVIESDMTQESLKAFFCSVEEMLGRDRTDKNRSIKDRTCDIDIILCSREFSLNIFSNCRESYLQQVLCESSDKARVALFGSNFSDRPAAIYFNAAARNKLVIDYKSYALKNGLESGFPR; from the coding sequence ATGTATTACTATCTGTCGGTTGGCTCCAATATAGATCCTGAGGTTAATATTGCGAAGTGCCTGGAAGTTTTACTGGAGCATTTCACTACGGCGTTCGTTTACCCCTGCACCTATACCAAGCCCGAGTGCATTGTCACCGACAAGGTATTTATCAATACGCTGGCGGTGATTGAAAGTGATATGACTCAGGAGTCACTCAAGGCATTCTTTTGCAGCGTGGAAGAAATGCTCGGGCGGGACCGCACAGACAAAAATCGCAGTATCAAGGATCGTACCTGCGATATTGATATCATCCTGTGCAGTCGCGAGTTCTCGCTGAATATTTTCAGCAACTGCCGCGAAAGCTATTTGCAGCAGGTGTTGTGTGAATCATCAGATAAGGCCCGCGTGGCACTCTTTGGGTCAAATTTTTCCGATCGACCGGCCGCCATCTATTTTAACGCTGCTGCCCGTAACAAACTGGTTATCGACTATAAATCCTATGCCCTGAAGAATGGGCTCGAATCCGGATTCCCCCGCTAG
- a CDS encoding PilT/PilU family type 4a pilus ATPase, with protein MDFTQLLKVVIDRDASDLFVTAGARPSIKVDGTIKPLTKEPLTQSQVRSLVYSTMNDKQLAEFEGTNECNFAISARGMGRFRVSAFMQRNSPGMVLRRIATHIPSMEELNLPPVLKDLAMTKRGLILFVGGTSTGKSTSLASMIDYRNRHSRGHIITIEDPIEYIHDHKESIITQREVGIDTESFDVALKNTLRQAPDVILMGEIRSKETMQHGLAFAETGHLCMATLHANNANQALDRIISFFGPEHHSQIWMDMSLNLKAIVAQQLLPTTDGKGRRAAIEVMINTPLISDLIRKANVHEIKEVIKKSTNLGMQTFDQALFELYKQGTITYDTALAHADSANDLRLMIKLSADTNPDLAAPPDDSSFLLQEEDDYLNEKGDIDIKTM; from the coding sequence GTGGACTTTACACAACTTTTGAAAGTAGTCATCGACCGCGACGCATCGGATTTATTCGTGACCGCGGGCGCCCGTCCGAGCATCAAGGTAGACGGGACCATCAAGCCGCTCACCAAGGAGCCACTTACCCAGTCGCAGGTGCGTTCTCTGGTGTACAGCACCATGAACGACAAGCAGCTGGCTGAGTTTGAAGGCACCAATGAGTGTAACTTCGCCATCAGTGCCCGCGGCATGGGGCGCTTTCGAGTCAGCGCCTTTATGCAACGCAACTCGCCGGGTATGGTGCTGCGCCGCATCGCGACGCACATCCCCTCAATGGAGGAGCTGAATTTGCCGCCGGTGCTGAAAGATCTGGCCATGACCAAGCGCGGACTGATTCTGTTTGTCGGCGGCACCTCGACCGGTAAGTCCACCTCGCTGGCATCCATGATCGACTATCGCAACAGGCATAGCCGTGGTCACATCATCACCATCGAGGATCCGATCGAGTACATCCACGATCACAAGGAGAGCATCATTACCCAGCGTGAAGTGGGTATCGATACGGAAAGCTTTGATGTGGCCCTGAAGAACACCCTGCGCCAGGCGCCGGACGTGATTCTGATGGGTGAAATTCGCTCCAAGGAAACCATGCAGCATGGTCTGGCCTTTGCGGAAACCGGCCACCTGTGTATGGCGACACTGCACGCCAACAATGCCAACCAGGCGCTGGATCGCATCATCAGCTTCTTTGGGCCGGAGCACCATAGTCAGATCTGGATGGACATGTCGCTCAACCTCAAGGCCATAGTGGCGCAGCAGCTGCTGCCTACCACTGATGGCAAGGGGCGGCGGGCCGCGATTGAGGTCATGATTAATACGCCGCTGATTTCCGATCTGATTCGCAAGGCCAATGTGCATGAGATCAAGGAAGTCATCAAGAAATCCACTAACCTGGGCATGCAGACCTTCGATCAGGCGCTGTTCGAGTTGTACAAGCAGGGCACCATTACTTACGATACGGCGCTTGCCCATGCCGACTCCGCCAACGACCTGCGTTTGATGATCAAGCTCAGTGCGGATACCAACCCGGACCTGGCGGCACCGCCAGACGATAGCTCCTTCCTGCTGCAGGAAGAGGATGACTATCTGAACGAGAAGGGCGATATCGACATAAAAACCATGTAG
- the proC gene encoding pyrroline-5-carboxylate reductase, translated as MSTQPTVAFIGAGNMARAIIAGLLHNGYPATRIWATGTQAAKLADLDTLGIHTGTDNNAAAAAADILILAVKPQMMKQVCAPLRDAVMQRRPLIVSVAAGIACDSLDLWLGGDNAVVRCMPNTPSQVQTGASGLYANERVSQLQKQQTELLLGHVGLALWVEREELIHAVTAVSGSGPAYYFLFMEAMISAGEKLGLDRDTATALTLQTALGAARMAGTSDLTPAQLRQAVTSPKGTTEQAILTFQRAGLDTLVEDAMQACANRSRELADLLRD; from the coding sequence ATGAGCACGCAACCAACTGTTGCCTTTATCGGCGCCGGCAACATGGCCCGCGCCATCATCGCAGGACTACTGCACAACGGCTATCCGGCCACCCGTATCTGGGCCACCGGCACTCAGGCAGCAAAACTGGCCGATCTCGATACGCTAGGCATCCACACAGGCACAGACAACAATGCCGCCGCGGCCGCCGCGGATATCCTTATTCTGGCGGTCAAGCCGCAGATGATGAAACAGGTCTGCGCACCGCTGCGCGATGCTGTGATGCAGCGGCGCCCGCTGATCGTTTCGGTGGCCGCCGGCATCGCCTGTGACAGCCTGGATCTCTGGCTGGGCGGCGATAACGCCGTGGTGCGCTGCATGCCCAATACCCCATCCCAGGTGCAAACCGGTGCCAGCGGCCTGTACGCCAACGAGAGAGTCTCGCAGCTGCAGAAGCAGCAGACCGAACTGTTGCTGGGGCACGTTGGGTTGGCACTCTGGGTGGAACGCGAAGAACTGATTCATGCCGTGACGGCCGTGTCAGGCTCCGGACCGGCCTATTACTTCCTGTTCATGGAAGCCATGATCAGCGCCGGCGAAAAGCTGGGGCTGGATCGCGACACCGCCACCGCCCTGACACTGCAGACCGCCCTGGGCGCCGCCCGCATGGCTGGCACCAGCGACCTGACGCCGGCGCAGTTGCGCCAGGCCGTGACCTCACCCAAGGGCACCACCGAGCAGGCCATACTGACATTTCAGCGCGCCGGGCTCGATACCCTGGTGGAGGATGCCATGCAGGCCTGCGCCAACCGCTCCAGAGAACTGGCAGACCTTCTGCGGGACTGA
- a CDS encoding SDR family NAD(P)-dependent oxidoreductase, translated as MNTVLITGASRRLGLYLTQAFLEQDCKVIALTRKASAELDALSTQNLQVVLADYSCEASLAAAVDSIRSHHEALSLLIHNASLFEKDAAHKDDLCGFYDELYRVHMRLPAYLNEALQPLLYNAAQPGCIIHITDIYADNPNREFGLYCSTKAALENLTKSFAKKYAPGIRVNSIAPGPLMFLPSHKDDEKKMVLDQTLLAGESGFEPILQGIGFIVDNQFVTGSSVKIDGGRSIGKI; from the coding sequence GTGAACACAGTACTGATTACCGGCGCAAGCCGCAGGCTCGGCCTGTATCTGACCCAGGCCTTCCTTGAGCAGGACTGCAAGGTAATTGCCCTTACCCGCAAGGCCAGCGCAGAACTTGATGCCCTGAGCACGCAAAACCTGCAGGTCGTGCTGGCCGACTACAGCTGCGAAGCCTCCCTCGCAGCGGCCGTCGACAGCATTCGCAGCCACCATGAGGCGCTCTCGCTGCTGATCCACAATGCTTCACTGTTCGAAAAGGACGCCGCCCACAAGGATGACCTGTGCGGTTTTTACGACGAACTCTACCGGGTACACATGCGCCTGCCCGCCTACCTTAACGAAGCGCTCCAGCCACTGCTGTACAACGCAGCACAGCCCGGATGTATCATCCATATCACGGATATTTACGCCGACAACCCCAACCGGGAGTTCGGGCTCTATTGCAGCACCAAGGCGGCATTGGAGAACCTGACAAAATCCTTCGCCAAAAAATATGCCCCCGGTATCAGGGTAAACAGCATAGCCCCAGGCCCGCTCATGTTCCTGCCGAGCCACAAGGACGATGAAAAGAAAATGGTGCTCGATCAAACCCTGCTAGCGGGGGAATCCGGATTCGAGCCCATTCTTCAGGGCATAGGATTTATAGTCGATAACCAGTTTGTTACGGGCAGCAGCGTTAAAATAGATGGCGGCCGGTCGATCGGAAAAATTTGA
- a CDS encoding YggS family pyridoxal phosphate-dependent enzyme encodes MKNIVDNICAVRAQITRAAHLTERPPQSIQLLAVSKTRQADELRQAFAAGQHAFGENYLQEGLDKIAALADLAIEWHFIGPIQSNKTRQIAEHFHWVHSVDRLKVARRLSEQRPPGLPPLNVCLQVNISAEASKSGCLPDAVLELARQVAQLPGLQLRGLMAIPAVSTDAQLQQQAFAALRTLLQQLQTELPQLDTLSMGMSGDMEAAIAEGASIVRIGTAIFGPRTYPSNTQEDSL; translated from the coding sequence ATGAAAAATATAGTAGACAATATTTGCGCTGTACGCGCACAAATCACTCGCGCGGCGCATCTTACCGAGCGCCCGCCCCAGAGCATACAGTTACTGGCTGTCAGCAAGACACGCCAGGCCGACGAACTGCGCCAGGCGTTCGCCGCCGGCCAGCACGCTTTCGGCGAGAACTACCTGCAGGAGGGCCTGGACAAGATTGCGGCACTGGCCGACCTTGCCATCGAATGGCATTTTATTGGCCCCATTCAGTCCAATAAAACCCGCCAGATTGCCGAGCACTTCCACTGGGTGCACAGTGTTGACCGGCTCAAGGTGGCACGCAGGCTGTCCGAGCAGCGCCCACCCGGCTTGCCGCCCCTGAATGTCTGCCTGCAGGTCAACATCAGCGCCGAGGCCAGCAAATCGGGCTGCCTGCCCGATGCTGTGCTCGAACTCGCAAGGCAGGTTGCGCAACTGCCCGGCCTGCAACTGCGCGGGCTGATGGCCATTCCCGCCGTCAGCACGGATGCGCAACTGCAACAGCAGGCCTTTGCCGCCCTGCGCACCCTGCTGCAGCAACTGCAAACCGAACTGCCGCAGCTGGATACCCTGTCGATGGGCATGTCCGGTGACATGGAAGCTGCCATCGCCGAAGGGGCCAGTATTGTGCGTATTGGCACCGCCATTTTTGGCCCCCGCACTTACCCCTCAAATACCCAGGAAGACTCACTATGA
- a CDS encoding MFS transporter — translation MAFQRRIESRPSCRSAFSSRIFCLYFGGSAFLTLATWITRFLIGWSTWDLTQSPLWVGAVSAAMLLPTFFLSPVFGVLADRLDPRQGMLVAYLSEAVISVSAAVANFQGVFSLNWILCLAFMLGVVSAAQHPMRLVLLPHLVPRPSLPSAVGLASITYNLSRIIGPALGAWLLISVSTAAAFLLVSALFGVGSLFLLRIRVHVPRAQHHAESILSAMSQGLVVIRNSPLIRLVLILTMVDGMIGRSIMELLPAISGRLINGDAGTLASLSALAGVGSVLGGVIVSRMRGQERTLLQLVFGSLLLCSMAVLLVVWVRDLAGLGFMIMLVSMAVTMIGTGCQALIQVCVADAYRGRVLSIWTVVSLGVPALGAFFMGSIAEQVGFVAVLIACALATAALVVLLWQRCQVAAVLKGVTA, via the coding sequence ATGGCTTTTCAACGACGCATTGAAAGCCGACCGAGCTGTCGGTCGGCGTTTTCATCCCGTATTTTCTGTCTTTATTTCGGTGGCAGTGCCTTTCTGACGCTGGCGACCTGGATTACCCGGTTTCTGATTGGCTGGAGCACCTGGGATCTGACGCAGTCACCGCTTTGGGTCGGTGCTGTCAGCGCCGCCATGCTGTTGCCTACGTTCTTTTTGTCGCCGGTGTTTGGGGTGCTGGCGGATCGTCTTGATCCGCGCCAGGGAATGCTGGTGGCCTATCTGAGTGAAGCTGTGATTAGCGTCAGCGCTGCGGTTGCCAATTTCCAGGGCGTATTCTCGCTGAACTGGATATTGTGCCTGGCCTTTATGCTCGGTGTGGTTTCCGCCGCCCAGCACCCCATGCGCCTTGTGCTGTTGCCTCATCTGGTGCCGCGGCCCTCTCTGCCCAGTGCCGTGGGGCTGGCGTCCATTACTTACAACCTCTCACGCATTATAGGGCCGGCGCTGGGCGCCTGGCTGCTGATCTCTGTATCCACCGCAGCAGCCTTCCTGCTGGTCTCGGCCCTGTTTGGGGTGGGGTCGCTGTTTTTGCTGCGCATCCGGGTGCATGTTCCGCGCGCGCAGCATCATGCCGAGTCCATTCTTTCGGCCATGTCCCAGGGGCTGGTGGTAATTCGCAATTCCCCGCTGATACGGCTGGTACTGATTTTGACCATGGTGGACGGCATGATCGGTCGCAGCATCATGGAGCTTTTGCCGGCAATTTCGGGCCGCCTTATCAATGGTGATGCCGGTACTCTGGCGAGCCTGAGTGCGCTTGCCGGTGTTGGTTCTGTATTGGGTGGGGTCATAGTGTCGCGCATGCGTGGACAGGAGCGCACCCTGTTGCAGCTGGTATTTGGTTCCTTGCTACTGTGCTCGATGGCAGTGCTGCTGGTGGTCTGGGTGCGGGACCTGGCGGGGCTGGGGTTCATGATCATGCTGGTCAGCATGGCCGTGACCATGATTGGTACGGGGTGTCAGGCGCTGATTCAGGTCTGTGTGGCGGATGCCTACCGCGGTCGGGTGCTGAGCATCTGGACGGTGGTGAGTCTTGGGGTACCGGCACTGGGGGCCTTCTTTATGGGGTCTATCGCTGAGCAGGTTGGATTTGTGGCGGTACTCATCGCCTGTGCCCTGGCCACGGCCGCGCTTGTCGTGCTGCTATGGCAGCGGTGCCAGGTAGCAGCGGTGCTCAAAGGCGTGACGGCATAG